AATGTAACCTAAAtagttcttattttatttttccgtaTACTATATGATACTAAACTGTTAATCAGCTTGTTACCTTTCAACTTTTGAGGTTTGCGGTTAACTATTTTTGACATATTCACCGGCTGTAACATCCTTTATGAAACGTATGTATTTTGAATGGAGAATTTAGGAACATGCAACAATAAAATAAGTATGATGGTAATATAATCCCTTTTCTGGCCAGTGGTCAAAACATATAATAGATGTACAAGAACGGGAGAGAAGAGGATTTGAATGGCACAAAAAGGATGACCCAGTGAACACACGTTGGcaaattaaaaaaggaaatcgAAATTTCAGTTAACTAAAGGGTGGCCAAATTATTCTTTCTTAGGTATACATTTAAAGATTAGCATGGCCCTATCCAAGAATGACAGGGACAAATCGAAAAATgatccaaattttttaaaattttttttttgacaacaaaatTTTTAAGTCTTTAAtcaaaaaaatgtatacatttgAAGAAATAAAGAATGATAGTTTACTTGTCTTTAAGCACCTCCAACCATGGTTTTAGGAGATGTtctaaacatttaaaaaaaaagaattaggaGAGAAAATGGAGAAAAGTTTTTAACTCAAGATTTTTTAGAATCCCACTATACATATTTCCTCATAGCATTTGTAACTCTTACATTGGTTGGATTTTATTTTACCATTAATTTTTAGTTgtctaattataatttattaaaatattaatatttctttttgttttagaaactCAATAGAGTTTTTATTGTTGGAGGTGCTCTAATCCTCTAAATAACAtccttattttttaatttttttttgtaacaaaataacATCCATATTATACTATGTTAAATTAATTATCTTTAGTAAGGCTGATGTTCCCAACAAAAATTGAATATATGATCATAATAGATCAAGAATCTTAATAGATGATCCAAGAGTTACCGGAGTCAGTATTTACAGTGAAGAGGATAGTATCATCAGTGGCAATTGCTTTTGCAGGGATAGCTATTGTTTCGGTCATACGTCTTGCTGGCAGCTGGAAGAAGGTGAAAGAGACTGTGATGGGgcatagtatttttttttttttcagtttatgAAACCTTTTCGTGAGGATTTAATAAACCTCTTGTTTGAAGATAAATGAAATGGCAATGTACTCGAACCAACTAAAATGTCATGAATCGTACAAGACAAAGAACATCTCTTTATTGACCAAGTCTATAACGAAATCCATACACACATCATCGTccttattatttttcataaataccCCCCAAACTCCCACATACTCAAAATTAGTACCCCTTAACTATTTGCAACGGAACATTGCTTTCTAACCACTCCTGCTGACCCAGTCTTGACATTGATCCGACTCATTTTCTCCATCGACTTGGCAAACTCAGAGAAAAAACCCTCCACCGAACCTTTCAAGATCTGGTTTATGTTTGAGAGTGTTGTGGGGTTGGTGGTGAGGGCAGAGTCTGATTGAAACAGACCTCTACGCTTGAGAAGGAGCTGATAATAACTAAGATCAAACGTCTTACGGCTCCCTGGATCCATCTCCACGATAGTCGTGTTATCGTTGAGGCTAGGACATTTCCTAGATTTGAGATTGGCTGCGTATTCGCTGTCTAAGGCAGGATCTTGGTCTCCACGACCCGTAAAATTGTAGAGACGGTTTGTAAAAGATGAGCAGTGAGATACACCGATAGTGTGAGCCCCTGTTACAAACACCACACATTTTCTAATGTTTTATTGTGAAAAAACGTACGTCAAATTGTTTTACTAGAGCTATAATTAACACTAtaagatattataaattaatgaaaacGAAAACATTGAGAGAAAATTAAGAACAAGTTGTgtttataatttacatttatttttaacgtGGAGAGAAAATATTTGCTTTTGAAACATTCCTAGCTATTTTATTAGCAATGTgtgatatatcatattttttaggCCATACCGGAGAGTAAGACCAGGTCTTTAAGATCAAGTCCTTGGTTTGCAAAGAGTGTCTGAAGATTGGTGAAGTTACTGGTCGGAGGAGGAATGTTGGCTAATGCTTCTGATGCGTTCGATATCCTCCCATCTCTTCTTCCGGTCGGTACACTCCAGTTTGGTCCTCCCTGCAACGTACCAAAATTTATGATGAGAGATACTAAAATGAGTAGTTTACAATAATGGTATGTGAATATATAATGCTTACGGTGAAAACGATGGCGTCTCGAGATGCTAGAGCGATAATATCAGCGCAAGAGACGATTCCAGGACATTGAGCTTCAAGCACAGCTTTGATTGCCTCAATGAAGCCAAATCCTCTAACCGTTAGGTTAGGAGCTGCGTCTTTCTCCGCGTTTCCTGAcgtcaagtttttttttttttgccaaaatgtgAATTTTCATATTAATGAAGCGGGATTGTAAAGATACAATAGTTTTTTAAACAAACTAGAATTTGCCCTggcaaaaataataaaaacaggGCTCAGTCTAGGTGAAGAACTTCCAGCAAGAATGGAAGTGGCTGTGGGTTTTACTCAAAAGCAAGCCAATGTTGCATTAGGTTGCTGAATTTCTGTTGTTGCCGGTGTCCTAGAATGGTGTCACGGACTTGGCGGTCAATGATCTTGAAGACTTGGGCTGGTGTTGAGTTGTTGTTGTCGTGTAATCTTCTGTTCCTTGAGACCCAGATGTTGTAGATTGTTGCTTGGGAGACAAGACATTTGAGGAGCCTAGAGCAGCGAGGGATCCTTAATTTTAGCCACTCCGAGAAAGCTGTCCATGTGTGAAAAGCCAATTGACGTATGCCTAACCTTCGCAGAACCATATTCCAGAGTTCCTCTGACCAAGTGCATCTCAGAAAAAGGTGATCTCTGTTCTCAATCATGGTATTACAGAGGCAGCAACATAAAGGGACCTGTAGACCCCAACTCGCCAACCTTTCCCTTGTAGGGAGCCGATCATACTGAGCTACCCAGTGAGTGAAAGATTGACGTGGAACAGCACCTTTAAACCAGACAGAAGGCGCCCAGTCTTTTAGTTGCTCACGTGGACGGAGTACCTCCCAAG
The sequence above is drawn from the Raphanus sativus cultivar WK10039 unplaced genomic scaffold, ASM80110v3 Scaffold0793, whole genome shotgun sequence genome and encodes:
- the LOC108850268 gene encoding peroxidase 3 isoform X1, with amino-acid sequence MRCITTVALSLSLFLVGLVGPIQAQLQMNFYANTCPSAEKTVQDFVSNHISNAPSLAAALLRMHFHDCFVRGCDGSVLINLTSGNAEKDAAPNLTVRGFGFIEAIKAVLEAQCPGIVSCADIIALASRDAIVFTGGPNWSVPTGRRDGRISNASEALANIPPPTSNFTNLQTLFANQGLDLKDLVLLSGAHTIGVSHCSSFTNRLYNFTGRGDQDPALDSEYAANLKSRKCPSLNDNTTIVEMDPGSRKTFDLSYYQLLLKRRGLFQSDSALTTNPTTLSNINQILKGSVEGFFSEFAKSMEKMSRINVKTGSAGVVRKQCSVANS
- the LOC108850268 gene encoding peroxidase 3 isoform X2; the encoded protein is MRCITTVALSLSLFLVGLVGPIQAQLQMNFYANTCPSAEKTVQDFVSNHISNAPSLAAALLRMHFHDCFVRGCDGSVLINLTSDYHPAPKDAAPNLTVRGFGFIEAIKAVLEAQCPGIVSCADIIALASRDAIVFTGGPNWSVPTGRRDGRISNASEALANIPPPTSNFTNLQTLFANQGLDLKDLVLLSGAHTIGVSHCSSFTNRLYNFTGRGDQDPALDSEYAANLKSRKCPSLNDNTTIVEMDPGSRKTFDLSYYQLLLKRRGLFQSDSALTTNPTTLSNINQILKGSVEGFFSEFAKSMEKMSRINVKTGSAGVVRKQCSVANS